A single Triticum dicoccoides isolate Atlit2015 ecotype Zavitan chromosome 2A, WEW_v2.0, whole genome shotgun sequence DNA region contains:
- the LOC119357629 gene encoding uncharacterized protein LOC119357629, whose amino-acid sequence MAAVKPSPPPLPAGTVVVVLALVRSVLALTLALGRVLLVAAEALPYLVFAALWVISAAAATKVVGSRAWDEGSAPAVFLQALADGALKASFLVLQALGAVMLCGQFLLYVAAAVSGSGSEFQKRAHGAFNQELIRGVPPRTAVLGTLASTPFVLLILAGSLVECMMSKKIGSVIVDVGIYGSSAIPCFVVIPAVVLSNWREDQMSKKNMTHLADS is encoded by the exons ATGGCCGCCGTGAAGCCCTCGCCGCCGCCTTTGCCGGCGGGGACCGTCGTCGTGGTGCTCGCGCTCGTGCGCTCCGTCCTCGCCCTGACGCTGGCGCTCGGCCGCGTCCTGCTCGTCGCGGCCGAAGCGCTCCCCTACCTGGTCTTCGCGGCTCTGTGGGTCATCTCCGCGGCCGCGGCTACCAAGGTCGTGGGGAGCCGAGCCTGGGACGAGGGCTCCGCCCCCGCCGTGTTTCTCCAGGCGCTCGCGGACGGGGCTCTCAAGGCCAGCTTCCTTGTCCTGCAAGCGCTTGGCGCCGTGATGCTGTGCGGCCAGTTCCTGCTCTACGTGGCTGCAGCTGTATCTGGATCCGGTTCAGAGTTCCAGAAG AGAGCCCATGGAGCTTTCAACCAGGAGTTGATTAGGGGCGTTCCACCCCGCACCGCAGTCCTTGGAACGTTAGCGTCTACGCCCTTCGTCCTGCTAATTTTAGCCGGTTCTCTGGTGGAATGCATGATGTCGAAAAAGATTGGTTCTGTGATTGTGGATGTGGGGATATATGGCTCCAGTGCGATACCTTGCTTTGTTGTCATTCCAGCTGTGGTACTGAGTAACTGGAGGGAGGACCAGATGTCAAAGAAAAACATGACTCACCTTGCAGACTCTTGA